In [Mycobacterium] stephanolepidis, the genomic window GGCACCACGCCGGCCTGCTCGAACTGCGCACCGCGCAGCACCAGCATGGTGGCATCGCCGCCGTCGTCGAGGATCATGTTGGCCGGCTCGTTCGGCCAGGTGAGCATCTGCTCGGCGGCCCACCAGTACTCCTCCAGCGTCTCGCCCTTCCAGGCGAAGACCGGGGTGCCCTGGGGCTCCTCCGGGGTGCCGTGCGGGCCGACGACGATGGCCGCCGCCGCATGGTCCTGGGTAGAGAAGATGTTGCAAGAGGCCCAGCGCACCTCGGCACCGAGGGCCGTCAACGTCTCGATCAGCACCGCAGTCTGGATCGTCATGTGCAACGAGCCCGAGATGCGAGCGCCCTTGAGCGGCAACACATCAGCGTACTCACGACGCAGTGCCATGAGACCGGGCATCTCGTGCTCGGCGAGACGGATCTCCTTGCGGCCGAACTCGGCCTCGGAGAGATCGGCCACCTTGTAATCAATGCCGTTGCGTACGTCGGCCACCAGCTCGGTCATCGCCACCTCAATCGCGTCTCTTGAATATTTCCCGGATGTCAATTCAATTGACACACACGGGTCCGTCACCAGGTTAGCGCGTGTAAGCAACGGATAGTTAGATCAGGTAGCGAGATTTGTGGATGCGCAGGTCACTGGGGGCCTCTCCCGCTCGCGGGGGTCTTGTCGGCGAGCGCGTTGGCCTCTACGAATGGGGACAGCAGGCGCGCCATGTCGAGCGCCACATCATGATCCGATTCCGGCGGCATCGATATGTAACTAATCGCCAGCCGCACAATCGACCTCGCGAGGATGGCCGCGCCTTCCTCGCCGGCGGCCACCCAGCTGTTCGCGAACGACTCGGTGAGCCGCGCCGATGCCGGCAGCACGATCAGCGCGCTGTCGACCGTCACGAGGCGCATGAGCTCAGGCTTGGCCTCACCCGTCAACAGCGAGATGACCATGGGGTCTGCGGCGCTTTCGGCGAAGAAGGCCGCGAACCCCCGATGCAAGGCGCCGTGGATGTCGCCGAC contains:
- a CDS encoding TetR/AcrR family transcriptional regulator; this translates as MPYAEAARALLRESVLDALGDLLRHQDWSAVTMSAVARRAGVSRQTLYNEFGSRQGLAQGYALRLALRLAEAVNDAIYANVGDIHGALHRGFAAFFAESAADPMVISLLTGEAKPELMRLVTVDSALIVLPASARLTESFANSWVAAGEEGAAILARSIVRLAISYISMPPESDHDVALDMARLLSPFVEANALADKTPASGRGPQ